Proteins encoded by one window of Chromobacterium violaceum ATCC 12472:
- a CDS encoding DUF58 domain-containing protein has protein sequence MSPFRERLRRWWRARLPLEDRCELSQRRIYLLPTRFGLLLMAVALAVWLGALNYQVSLAYALAFWIAGLLLVAVLMAYRQLAGLRLSADGGPAVFAGETAVFSLLLENRMPAARRLRVAVDGGEPRACELDAMSDGRVALAVVAARRGWTPLPACVVDSDAPFGLVRAWAVLKLRARVLAYPAPLPDAARGRHDTETGRGGGERAGDEDFSHLDAYRYGDAPRQIAWKVMARRDLLASKRFSAEAGAPLLRLGWDDYIGESDPERRLSRLAWRVEQCERRRLRYRLCLPDGEIGPQPGQRERALGALALFGSAP, from the coding sequence ATGTCGCCATTCCGTGAGCGCCTGCGGCGCTGGTGGCGGGCACGCCTGCCGCTGGAGGACCGTTGCGAGCTGTCGCAGCGCCGCATCTACCTGCTTCCCACCCGTTTCGGCTTGCTGCTGATGGCGGTGGCGCTGGCGGTCTGGCTGGGCGCGCTCAATTATCAGGTCAGCCTGGCTTACGCGCTGGCGTTCTGGATCGCCGGCCTGTTGCTGGTGGCGGTGCTGATGGCCTATCGGCAGCTGGCCGGGTTGAGGCTGAGCGCCGACGGCGGTCCTGCGGTATTCGCCGGCGAGACGGCGGTGTTTTCCCTGTTGCTCGAGAACCGGATGCCGGCCGCCAGGCGCTTGCGCGTCGCCGTCGACGGCGGCGAGCCGCGCGCGTGCGAGTTGGATGCCATGAGCGACGGCCGGGTGGCGTTGGCAGTGGTCGCCGCCAGGCGCGGCTGGACGCCGCTGCCGGCCTGCGTTGTCGACAGCGATGCGCCGTTCGGCCTGGTGCGCGCCTGGGCCGTGCTGAAGCTGCGCGCGCGGGTGCTGGCCTATCCGGCGCCGCTGCCCGACGCGGCAAGGGGACGGCATGACACGGAAACGGGGAGAGGGGGCGGCGAGCGCGCCGGCGACGAGGATTTTTCCCATCTGGATGCCTACCGTTACGGCGATGCGCCGCGGCAGATCGCCTGGAAGGTGATGGCGCGGCGCGACCTGTTGGCCAGCAAGCGCTTTTCCGCCGAGGCCGGCGCGCCGCTGCTGCGCCTGGGCTGGGACGATTACATCGGCGAATCCGATCCAGAGCGGCGCTTGTCGCGGCTGGCCTGGCGGGTGGAGCAGTGCGAGCGCCGGCGCCTGCGCTACCGGCTGTGCCTGCCGGATGGCGAGATCGGTCCGCAGCCCGGGCAGCGCGAACGGGCGCTCGGCGCGCTGGCGCTGTTCGGGAGCGCGCCGTGA
- a CDS encoding AAA family ATPase, with the protein MQSLSQAYRQLNTLILGKPQAIRLSFACLIARGHLLIEDVPGVGKTTLAHGLATVLGLDYRRVQFTSDLLPADILGVSIYQRDSGRFELHRGPVFTQVLLADEINRASPKVQSALLEAMEERQVSIDGDTHPLPAPFFVIATQNPGEQMGTFPLPESQLDRFLMRISLGYPPREAERALLMGEDRRALLARFQAVMAPDELLALQRKAAAVTVSPALADYLLALLEATRRPGLFATGLSPRAGQALVAAARGWALLSGRDHLLPEDVKAIFAPVAAHRLQSASGAPVERELDRLLAHVAIP; encoded by the coding sequence ATGCAATCACTCTCCCAGGCCTACCGGCAACTGAACACCTTGATTCTGGGCAAACCGCAGGCGATCCGGCTGTCCTTCGCCTGCCTGATCGCCCGCGGCCATCTGCTGATCGAGGATGTGCCCGGCGTAGGCAAGACCACGCTGGCGCACGGGCTGGCTACCGTGCTTGGCCTGGATTACCGCCGGGTGCAGTTCACCAGCGACCTGCTTCCCGCCGACATCCTCGGCGTCAGCATCTACCAGCGCGACAGCGGCCGCTTCGAGCTGCACAGGGGGCCAGTGTTCACCCAGGTGCTGCTGGCGGACGAAATCAACCGCGCTTCGCCCAAGGTGCAATCGGCGCTGCTGGAGGCGATGGAGGAGCGCCAGGTGTCGATAGACGGCGACACCCATCCGTTGCCGGCGCCGTTTTTCGTGATCGCCACCCAGAATCCGGGCGAACAGATGGGCACCTTCCCCTTGCCCGAATCCCAGCTGGACCGCTTCCTGATGCGGATCTCGTTGGGCTATCCGCCGCGCGAGGCCGAGCGCGCGCTGCTGATGGGCGAGGACCGCCGCGCGCTGCTGGCGCGCTTCCAGGCAGTGATGGCGCCGGACGAGCTGTTGGCGCTGCAGCGCAAGGCCGCAGCGGTGACGGTGTCGCCGGCGCTGGCCGATTACCTGCTGGCGCTGCTGGAGGCGACGCGCAGGCCTGGCCTGTTCGCCACCGGCCTGAGCCCACGCGCCGGGCAGGCGCTGGTGGCCGCCGCGCGGGGCTGGGCGTTGTTGTCGGGGCGCGACCACCTGCTGCCCGAGGACGTGAAGGCGATTTTCGCGCCGGTGGCCGCCCACCGGCTGCAATCGGCGTCCGGCGCGCCGGTCGAGCGGGAACTGGACAGGCTGCTCGCCCATGTCGCCATTCCGTGA
- a CDS encoding histone deacetylase family protein, whose protein sequence is MFTWLKNRLQRNGLTAYVTHPDCLQHNMGVGHPECPERLTAIRDQLMASQIFDSLQEIEAPEVSYEQLARVHPPRYVEYLEACAPSVGTFRMDPDTAMSPGTLKAARRAAGAVVKAVELVAEDKAPNAFCAIRPPGHHAESDKAMGFCFFNNLAVGVTHALAHYKFERVAVVDFDVHHGNGTEEILHDDPRVLMVSVFQHPFYPYSGDEPMGPNMHNVPLKAGSGGREFREAVENVWLPQLHEFQPQMLFISAGFDAHREDDMGSLGLTESDYEWVTRHLVQIADQYCAGRVVSVLEGGYDLSALGRSVAAHIRVLSDG, encoded by the coding sequence GTGTTCACTTGGCTGAAAAACCGCCTGCAGCGGAACGGACTGACCGCCTACGTCACCCATCCCGACTGCCTGCAACACAATATGGGGGTGGGCCACCCCGAGTGCCCGGAACGATTGACCGCCATCCGCGACCAGCTGATGGCTTCCCAGATATTCGATTCTCTGCAGGAAATCGAGGCGCCCGAAGTCAGCTACGAACAGCTGGCCCGGGTGCACCCGCCCCGCTACGTCGAATACCTGGAGGCCTGCGCGCCCAGCGTGGGCACCTTCCGCATGGACCCGGACACCGCGATGTCGCCCGGCACGCTGAAAGCCGCGCGCCGCGCCGCCGGCGCGGTAGTGAAGGCGGTGGAGCTGGTGGCCGAGGACAAGGCCCCCAACGCCTTCTGCGCGATCCGCCCGCCCGGCCACCACGCCGAGAGCGACAAGGCGATGGGCTTCTGCTTCTTCAACAACCTCGCCGTCGGCGTCACCCACGCGCTGGCCCACTACAAGTTCGAACGGGTGGCGGTGGTGGACTTCGACGTCCACCACGGCAACGGCACCGAGGAAATCCTGCACGACGATCCTCGGGTGCTGATGGTGTCCGTCTTCCAGCACCCGTTCTACCCGTACAGCGGCGACGAGCCGATGGGGCCCAACATGCACAATGTGCCGCTGAAGGCAGGCAGCGGCGGGCGGGAATTCCGCGAGGCGGTGGAGAATGTCTGGCTGCCGCAACTGCACGAATTCCAGCCGCAGATGCTGTTCATCTCCGCCGGCTTCGACGCCCACCGCGAGGACGACATGGGCTCGCTGGGTCTTACCGAGTCCGACTACGAGTGGGTGACCCGCCACTTGGTGCAGATCGCCGACCAATATTGCGCCGGCCGGGTGGTGTCGGTGCTGGAGGGCGGCTACGACCTGTCGGCGCTGGGCCGCAGCGTCGCCGCCCACATCCGCGTGCTGTCCGACGGCTGA
- the lepB gene encoding signal peptidase I produces MKNWLQNNRGFLVFLLLFGLFRTAVADWNPIPSGSMRPTLLEGDVVLVNRLAYDLKLPLTNVVLQQTGEPQRGDIVTFYSPKDGKHLIKRLVAVPGDTVEMRRERLIINGRAADYQALQQVTETVSDHVALPALRLRESGALPAHRVQWLAGVDARSDFGPLSIPAGQYMMLGDNRDNSADSRYIGLVPRELLIGRAVGVIASADIAGGWMPRWERFASGFH; encoded by the coding sequence ATGAAAAACTGGCTGCAAAACAACCGCGGCTTTCTCGTCTTTTTGCTGCTGTTCGGCTTGTTCCGCACCGCGGTGGCGGACTGGAACCCGATCCCCTCCGGTTCGATGCGCCCGACGCTGCTGGAGGGCGACGTGGTGCTGGTCAACCGGCTGGCCTACGATCTGAAGCTGCCGCTGACCAACGTCGTCCTGCAGCAAACCGGCGAGCCGCAACGCGGCGACATCGTCACCTTCTACTCGCCCAAGGACGGCAAGCATCTGATCAAGCGGCTGGTGGCGGTGCCGGGCGACACGGTGGAAATGCGCAGGGAGAGGCTGATCATCAATGGCCGCGCCGCCGATTACCAAGCTTTGCAGCAGGTGACGGAAACCGTGTCCGACCATGTCGCGCTGCCGGCGCTGCGCCTGCGGGAAAGCGGCGCGCTGCCGGCCCACCGGGTGCAATGGCTGGCCGGCGTAGACGCCCGCAGCGATTTCGGCCCGCTCAGCATTCCGGCCGGACAGTACATGATGCTAGGCGACAACCGCGACAACAGCGCGGACTCGCGCTACATCGGCCTGGTGCCGCGCGAGCTGCTGATCGGCCGCGCCGTCGGCGTGATCGCCTCGGCCGACATCGCCGGCGGCTGGATGCCGCGCTGGGAGCGCTTCGCCAGCGGCTTTCACTAA
- the plsY gene encoding glycerol-3-phosphate 1-O-acyltransferase PlsY yields the protein MTTTAFAFVLAAYLIGSLSFAVIVSKAMGMADPRSYGSGNPGATNVLRTGKKLAAALTLLGDGAKGWVAVALASWLGPRYGLGEQGIALCALAVLFGHMWPVFFGFKGGKGVATAVGILFGINPWLALAALATWLFMAFVVKISSLSAIVACVLAPVYAFFILGPHSVYFGTCIIIAIVVVHRHKSNLIKLMTGQEDKIGNKGDAG from the coding sequence ATGACCACGACCGCATTCGCTTTTGTCCTGGCGGCTTATTTGATCGGATCGCTGTCTTTCGCCGTCATCGTCAGCAAGGCGATGGGCATGGCCGACCCGCGCAGCTATGGCTCCGGCAACCCTGGCGCCACCAATGTGCTGCGCACCGGCAAGAAGCTAGCCGCCGCGCTGACGCTGCTGGGCGACGGCGCCAAGGGCTGGGTGGCGGTGGCGCTGGCCTCCTGGCTGGGACCGCGCTACGGCTTGGGCGAGCAGGGCATCGCGCTGTGCGCGCTGGCGGTGCTGTTTGGCCACATGTGGCCGGTGTTCTTCGGCTTCAAGGGCGGCAAGGGCGTCGCCACCGCGGTCGGCATCCTGTTCGGCATCAATCCCTGGCTGGCGCTGGCTGCGCTGGCCACCTGGCTGTTCATGGCCTTCGTGGTGAAGATATCGTCGCTGTCCGCCATCGTCGCCTGCGTGCTGGCGCCGGTTTACGCCTTTTTCATCCTGGGGCCGCACAGCGTGTATTTCGGCACCTGCATCATCATCGCCATCGTGGTGGTCCATCGCCACAAATCCAACCTGATCAAGCTGATGACCGGCCAGGAAGACAAGATAGGCAACAAGGGCGATGCCGGCTGA